In the Acropora muricata isolate sample 2 chromosome 1, ASM3666990v1, whole genome shotgun sequence genome, one interval contains:
- the LOC136905173 gene encoding uncharacterized protein — protein sequence MRVLSVLIAVAFVEYAHSWSSCAEIKNNNREAVNGVYTIETKDCGAKLDVYCEMTLGGGGFTFLPRGLTRMKDAKQIVGNLFTDKKNVLLKLMHRTQKQEYYTLIQPHPSWRNQDFGIRVNGFSDYTIPKNHFMKDYFLLGTIPKHLAAKTENRLQGFVSNQRTIQFSNCDRNPNSLFAFLPNHNQQTPSGYHGNNLVYEGSGVAFDWRKTAKPIDNPPRTMPNEFFFLTELHFGGCGCYTSSNRWRSFQATAIGIR from the exons ATGCGGGTTCTCAGTGTTCTCATTGCTGTGGCCTTTGTTGAATACGCT CATTCATGGAGTAGCTGCGCAGAAATAAAGAACAACAACAGGGAGGCTGTGAATGGTGTGTACACCATTGAAACCAAAGATTGCGGTGCGAAGCTTGACGTTTATTGCGAGATGACACTCGGAGGCGGTGGCTTTACCTTTCTACCTCGTGGTCTAACTCGCATGAAAGACGCCAAGCAAATTGTTGGCAATCTGTTCACTGACAAGAAGAACGTCCTCTTAAAATTGATGCATCGTACCCAAAAACAAGAGTATTATACTCTGATTCAACCCCACCCTTCTTGGAGAAATCAAGACTTTGGCATCAGAGTGAATGGTTTCTCTGACTACACCATCCCAAAGAATCATTTCATGAAGGACTACTTCTTGTTGGGCACCATTCCGAAACACCTTGCCGCAAAAACGGAAAACAGATTGCAAGGTTTCGTATCCAACCAGCGCACCATCCAGTTTTCTAACTGTGACAGGAATCCGAACAGCTTATTCGCCTTCTTGCCGAACCACAACCAACAAACGCCATCAGGCTACCACGGCAATAACCTTGTGTACGAAGGATCGGGCGTCGCTTTTGATTGGCGTAAGACAGCCAAACCTATCGACAACCCACCTCGCACAATGCCCAACGAGTTCTTCTTCTTGACCGAGCTGCATTTTGGGGGATGCGGATGTTACACCTCCAGTAATCGCTGGCGCTCATTCCAGGCAACAGCCATTGGAATCCGCTAA
- the LOC136904663 gene encoding conserved oligomeric Golgi complex subunit 6-like produces the protein MAESGETQANNPLSRKLNKILETRLDNDKEMVEALKALSTFFVDNSLRSRRNLRGDIEKRSLAINESFESAFREVKQQLDDVHADIEQMSKCCTEMTSRLKSARDQTSDLISKTTKLQSESQRIQMKEVVAGEFISRFQLTPEETQALKGTKNGPITEDFFQALGRVREIHNDCKVLLRTKQQTAGLQIMETMALHLESSYEKLYRWTQDECRSLTGDLPDISSLVSRAMAALQDRPVLFKYTLDEYGTARRTAVVRCFIDALTRGGPGGTPRPIELHSHDPVRYVGDMLAWLHQAIASEKEILHSLLRNLSACDQEMEREILSHITEGVCRPFKVRVEQVIVSEPGAVTLFSLANILKFYGTTIGTLIGEASSVTVTIFDMNALAMKMFFNSLNCHASKLLEKIELPPPNLSPTESLTETMGLLKDVLTCHDASVIPLDARKADYSRIISCLVDPLLQMCSMSASHLNASDMAAYMINCIHQIQSTLAVYEFTDKHIEMLAGQTEAHLDTLISEQASFILTRSGIGSLYTVYQENRGQRVSLSSLHGMDAQSVKDAMAKFDKFLASPDSLIMPQCNLLRTTRLRDTVHKRSVDAVCATYKTLYEAILDERNKYQDVKSLVPRSPDQVTSLLT, from the exons ATGGCGGAAAGTGGTGAAACACAGGCAAATAACCCACTTTCAAGGAAATTAAACAAGATCTTGGAAACCAGGCTCGACAATGACAAG GAAATGGTGGAAGCTCTGAAGGCCTTATCGACGTTTTTTGTGGATAATAGTTTAAGATCCCGTAGAAATCTTCGTGGTGATATCGAAAAGAGAAGTTTAGCCATCAATGAAAGCTTTGAGAGTGCATTTAGGGAGGTTAAACAG cAATTGGATGATGTGCATGCGGACATTGAGCAGATGAGTAAGTGCTGCACGGAGATGACTAGCAGGCTCAAG TCAGCAAGGGATCAAACCTCAGACTTGATCAGCAAAACAACAAAGTTGCAAAGTGAAAG TCAAAGAATACAGATGAAGGAAGTAGTTGCAGGTGAATTTATTTCAAGATTTCAACTGACACCAGAGGAAACGCAGGCTCTGAAAGGAACAAAAAATGGACCCATCACCGAG GATTTCTTTCAAGCACTTGGTAGAGTGAGAGAAATTCACAATGACTGCAAAGTGCTGTTGAGAACCAAACAACAAACAGCAGG TTTGCAAATCATGGAGACCATGGCTTTGCATCTTGAGTCGAGCTATGAGAAGTTGTACAGATGGACACAAG ATGAATGTAGGAGCTTAACGGGAGATCTTCCAGACATTTCAAGCCTGGTCAGTAGAGCAATGGCTGCCCTGCAAGACAGACCTGTATTGTTCAA ATATACTTTAGATGAATATGGCACTGCAAGAAGGACAGCAGTTGTGAGATGTTTTATCGATGCTCTTACAAGAGGAG GTCCAGGTGGCACACCCAGGCCAATTGAATTGCATTCTCATGATCCAGTAAG ATATGTTGGCGACATGTTGGCATGGCTTCATCAGGCAATAGCTTCGGAAAAGGAAATCTTGCATAGCTTGCTAAGAAATTTGTCAGCAT GTGATCAGGAAATGGAAAGAGAAATTCTTAGTCATATCACTGAGGGGGTGTGTCGGCCTTTCAAG GTTCGAGTTGAACAAGTGATAGTGTCTGAACCAGGAGCAGTCACACTTTTTAGCTTGGCGAATATCCTCAAGTTCTATGGTACAACAATAGG GACTCTTATTGGGGAAGCATCTTCGGTAACTGTCACGATATTCGACATGAATGCATTGGCGATGAAGATGTTCTTTAACAGCCTGAACTGCCATGCAAGCAAATTACTCGAGAAG ATCGAGTTGCCGCCGCCTAATCTCAGTCCGACCGAGTCACTGACGGAAACTATGGGTTTATTAAAAGACGTGCTTACCTGTCACGATGCTTCAGTTATTCCGCTAGATGCCAGGAAGGCTGATTACTCTCGT ATCATATCGTGTCTTGTGGACCCGCTCCTTCAGATGTGCTCCATGTCTGCGAGTCATTTGAATGCCTCCGACATGGCAGCCTACATGATCAACTGCATTCATCAAATACAGAGCACATTAGCAGTGTACGAATTCACGGATAAACACATTGAAATGTTAGCTGGACAG acAGAAGCGCATCTTGATACGTTGATCAGCGAACAAGCGTCGTTTATTCTCACGCGGTCTGGAATTGGCAGCCTTTACACAGTCTATCAAGAAAATCGCGGCCAACGG GTGTCTTTATCATCCTTACACGGTATGGATGCACAAAGTGTCAAAGATGCCATG GCCAAGTTCGATAAATTTCTCGCTTCTCCAGACAGTTTAATTATGCCTCAGTGTAATCTTCTAAGGACAACGAGATTAAG AGATACGGTACACAAGCGGTCAGTGGATGCTGTCTGTGCAACGTATAAAACGCTATACGAAGCCATACTAGACGAAAGGAATAAATACCAAGATGTCAAATCTCTCGTGCCACGCAGCCCGGATCAAGTGACGTCACTGTTGACGTAA
- the LOC136912112 gene encoding neurocalcin homolog: MGNRKAKLKQEELDDLMECTHFSRNEIEEWYKGFMKSCPSGSVSCADFRDMYSDFFEGDASDFANHVFRTFDTDKSGFIDFKEFLSSLSITSRGNLEEKLEWAFKIYDVDGDGFVTKPEMEAIIRSVYKMYANSRLGKKETPEQRTAKIFEKFDEDKDGKLSVEEFKSGARSDPFLVLMMQYKSLHADRDRKCSESSESVGYDK, translated from the coding sequence ATGGGAAACAGGAAAGCTAAATTAAAGCAAGAAGAATTGGACGATCTCATGGAATGTACACATTTTTCAAGGAATGAAATTGAAGAGTGGTATAAGGGCTTCATGAAGAGTTGTCCAAGTGGGTCTGTTTCATGCGCAGATTTCCGAGATATGTATTCGGATTTTTTCGAAGGCGATGCATCAGACTTCGCAAATCACGTTTTCCGAACATTTGACACGGACAAAAGCGGATTCATCGACTTCAAAGAGTTTCTTTCCTCGCTTTCTATCACCTCTCGCGGAAACTTGGAGGAGAAACTCGAGTGGGCTTTCAAGATTTATGATGTGGATGGTGATGGATTCGTCACAAAACCCGAAATGGAAGCCATTATCAGGTCCGTGTACAAGATGTATGCGAACAGTCGATTGGGGAAGAAGGAGACGCCTGAACAGCGCACAgctaaaatttttgaaaagtttgaTGAAGATAAAGATGGAAAATTATCCGTTGAAGAGTTTAAATCTGGCGCCAGAAGCGACCCTTTTCTTGTCCTCATGATGCAGTACAAATCTTTGCACGCCGATCGCGATCGGAAATGTTCGGAATCGTCCGAATCCGTTGGTTACGATAAATAA
- the LOC136927410 gene encoding outer dynein arm-docking complex subunit 1-like — translation MPGIRDEDKVDSTEAQLEAQMELANMLRVYRGMRTDRRSYIEDTENTVRKQKMAIEALAKENEELESMIQVAKSRQNEIQDQQNVQTIVELLEREKQVHEEIRGEKEAVAHVEEKVVFMQYSINDLCKNMKKMGVSKDVYHDKYVSSIKLTRVMENRLDEMTKKFSIALTDNSKLREHISHIDGQKARFLDILRRLQVEISEGKKEISRISEMAAAHYSSRDEAQHRMASMRERAERDLAIFNAEVKDLMRVLAHDRKLRDFMKTKAEDRVSVLENELLSRTVKKMEAQMKGLSHEANKYEEIFEQIKEATGIEDTNTLVESFIEKEDHNFALFNYINNMNTETENLQDEIKILKEEIELIKMEGVENDVRKKEILRELEEKMANVTEESSSVRKHYRLCRRLLEQLKPRIESLFNSTKCNRAAITDLLGGGVTVDDNNVLQYLGLVEQKCNEILQVKAMFKVKAAAEETVEVSIDGLQGVGPQPAHANLSIVPPPIEDDCDQPWNVNDAKPLTVEELQGLIMQGNVRGGTNKGAGVTKLQGKRKRV, via the coding sequence ATGCCTGGAATCAGAGATGAAGACAAAGTGGATTCCACTGAAGCACAATTAGAGGCTCAAATGGAGCTGGCGAATATGCTGAGAGTGTATCGCGGTATGAGAACTGACAGGAGATCTTACATAGAGGATACTGAAAACACGGTGCGCAAGCAGAAAATGGCCATTGAAGCACTTGCAAAGGAAAACGAGGAGCTGGAATCTATGATTCAAGTGGCCAAAAGTCggcaaaatgaaattcaagaccAACAAAACGTGCAAACGATTGTGGAGCTACTTGAGCGAGAAAAACAGGTTCATGAAGAAATTAGGGGCGAAAAAGAAGCCGTTGCCCACGTCGAGGAAAAGGTTGTTTTCATGCAATATTCCATCAACGATCTCtgtaaaaatatgaaaaaaatgggGGTAAGCAAAGATGTTTATCACGATAAGTACGTTTCTAGCATCAAGCTCACAAGAGTGATGGAAAACCGGCTGGATGAGATGACTAAGAAATTTAGCATCGCCTTGACTGACAACTCAAAGCTCCGAGAACACATAAGCCATATTGATGGACAAAAAGCCAGGTTTCTCGATATTTTGCGACGTCTGCAAGTTGAAATTTCCGAAGGAAAGAAAGAGATAAGTCGCATTTCGGAAATGGCAGCTGCTCATTACAGCTCAAGGGATGAAGCGCAGCATAGAATGGCGTCTATGCGCGAGCGTGCAGAACGAGATCTGGCCATATTCAACGCCGAAGTTAAGGACCTGATGAGAGTTCTTGCACATGACCGAAAATTACGTGATTTCATGAAGACCAAAGCCGAAGATAGGGTGTCAGTTTTGGAGAATGAGTTGCTGTCACGCACCGTAAAGAAAATGGAGGCTCAAATGAAGGGCCTAAGTCACGAAGCAAACAAATACGAGGAAATATTTGAACAAATAAAGGAAGCCACAGGCATCGAAGATACAAACACTTTGGTAGAGTCGTTTATCGAAAAGGAGGATCATAACTTTGCGTTGTTCAATTACATCAATAACATGAACACTGAAACTGAAAATCTGCAGGAcgaaatcaaaattttgaaggaaGAGATTGAACTGATTAAGATGGAAGGAGTGGAGAATGATGTTAGGAAAAAGGAAATCCTACGCGAACTGGAGGAAAAAATGGCGAACGTGACCGAAGAGTCGAGTTCTGTGCGAAAGCACTACAGGCTATGTCGAAGACTGCTGGAACAGCTGAAACCAAGAATCGAATCTCTATTCAACTCAACCAAGTGTAACCGCGCAGCCATAACAGATCTTCTCGGAGGCGGAGTGACTGTAGATGATAACAATGTTTTGCAGTATCTCGGACTTGTTGAGCAGAAATGCAACGAGATTTTGCAAGTCAAGGCGATGTTCAAAGTCAAGGCCGCAGCAGAAGAAACAGTCGAGGTGTCCATTGATGGATTGCAGGGAGTTGGTCCACAGCCTGCGCATGCAAACTTGAGTATTGTACCTCCACCAATCGAAGACGACTGTGATCAACCTTGGAACGTCAACGATGCCAAACCGCTGACCGTTGAAGAACTTCAAGGGCTAATTATGCAAGGGAATGTGCGGGGTGGCACCAACAAAGGAGCAGGGGTGACAAAATTGCAGGGAAAACGGAAAAGAGTTTGA